One Sus scrofa isolate TJ Tabasco breed Duroc chromosome 1, Sscrofa11.1, whole genome shotgun sequence DNA segment encodes these proteins:
- the ARG1 gene encoding arginase-1 isoform X1 gives MSFKSQSIGIIGAPFSKGQPRGGVEEGPTALRKAGLLEKLKEQECDVKDYGDLCFADVPNDTPFQIVKNPRSVGKANQQLADVVAEIKKNGRTSLVLGGDHSMAIGSISGHARVHPDLCVIWVDAHTDINTPLTTTTGNLHGQPVSFLLKELKEKIPEVPGLSWVTPCLSAKDIVYIGLRDVDPAEHYILKTLGIKYFSMIEVDKLGIGKVMEEAFSYLLGRKKRPIHLSFDVDGLDPFFTPATGTPVHGGLSYREGIYITEEIYKTGLLSGLDIMEVNPSLGKTPEEVTRTVNTAVALVLACFGVAREGNHKPIDYLKPPK, from the exons ATGAGTTTCAAGTCACAATCCATCGGGATCATCGGAGCTCCTTTCTCCAAGGGTCAG CCACGAGGAGGGGTGGAAGAAGGCCCTACAGCATTGAGAAAGGCTGGTCTGCTTGAGAAACTTAAAGaacaag AGTGTGATGTGAAAGATTACGGGGACCTGTGCTTTGCTGATGTCCCTAATGACACTCCCTTTCAAATAGTGAAGAATCCAAGGTCTGTGGGAAAAGCAAATCAACAGCTGGCTGATGTGGTGGCAGAAATCAAGAAGAACGGAAGGACCAGCCTTGTACTGGGCGGAGACCACAG TATGgcgattggcagcatctctggccaTGCCAGGGTCCACCCAGATCTCTGTGTCATTTGGGTGGATGCTCACACCGACATCAACACTCCACTGACAACCACGACCGGGAACTTACATGGACAGCCTGTGTCTTTTCTCCTGAAGGAACTAAAGGAAAAG ATTCCCGAGGTCCCAGGACTTTCCTGGGTGACTCCCTGCCTATCTGCCAAAGATATTGTGTATATTGGCCTGAGAGACGTGGACCCTGCAGAACA CTATATTTTGAAAACTCTGGGCATTAAATACTTTTCAATGATTGAAGTGGATAAGCTGGGAATTGGCAAGGTGATGGAAGAAGCATTCAGCTATCTACTAGGAAG aaagaaaaggccaatTCATTTGAGCTTTGATGTGGATGGACTGGATCCATTTTTCACACCGGCCACTGGCACACCAGTCCATGGAGGTCTGTCTTATAGAGAAGGTATCTACATCACGGAAGAAATTTACAAAACAG GGCTACTGTCAGGATTAGATATCATGGAAGTGAATCCATCTctggggaagacaccagaagaagTAACTCGGACGGTGAACACGGCAGTAGCACTGGTCTTGGCTTGTTTTGGAGTTGCTCGGGAGGGTAACCATAAGCCTATTGATTACCTGAAACCACCTAAGTAA